From Afipia carboxidovorans OM5, one genomic window encodes:
- the thpR gene encoding RNA 2',3'-cyclic phosphodiesterase yields MPRLFTGLEIPPDISQSLSMLRGGLPGGRWVDPENYHVTLRFIGDIDDDVAREIAGSLERIDRQPFEVTLQGLSSFGGKKPRAVVACVAPTRPLMELQAEHERLMRRFGLEPEGRKFIPHVTLARLRDASSRDVADYLSVRGYFPAKRFVASRFVLFSSRASVGGGPYVVEDSYGLSPVEPDRGAQRRYFIS; encoded by the coding sequence ATGCCTCGTTTATTCACTGGACTTGAGATCCCGCCCGACATTTCCCAATCACTGTCGATGCTGCGTGGCGGGCTTCCCGGCGGCCGCTGGGTCGATCCGGAAAATTATCACGTCACGCTGCGTTTCATCGGCGACATCGACGACGATGTCGCGCGCGAGATCGCGGGCTCGCTCGAGCGCATCGATCGCCAGCCCTTCGAGGTGACGCTGCAGGGGCTGTCGAGCTTCGGCGGCAAGAAGCCGCGCGCGGTGGTGGCCTGCGTTGCGCCGACCCGGCCGCTGATGGAGTTGCAGGCCGAGCATGAGCGGCTGATGCGCCGCTTCGGGCTTGAGCCGGAGGGCCGCAAGTTCATTCCGCATGTCACGCTGGCGCGTCTGCGCGATGCGTCGAGTCGTGATGTCGCCGACTACCTTTCGGTGCGTGGGTACTTCCCGGCGAAGCGGTTCGTCGCCTCGCGTTTCGTGCTGTTCTCCTCGCGCGCGTCTGTCGGTGGCGGGCCCTACGTGGTCGAGGATTCCTACGGGCTGTCGCCGGTTGAACCGGATCGCGGCGCGCAAAGGCGATATTTCATCTCATAA
- a CDS encoding arylesterase — MPLPYGSFAAAVERRARMFLVAAACLAVAGSSGVMAQTFTPPLKLAVLGDSLTAGYGLPASAAFPVRLQQALKDKGIATEIVNAGVSGDTASGGRDRLDWSIPEGTQAVLVELGANDMLRGVDPKVTRAALDDIITRLKARGIAVMLCGMYAAPNLGEAYGRAFNSIYPELAKKHGVPLYPFFLDGVTQDAAMKLPDGLHPTAAGVDVIVARILPAVEAFLKELPVTSAVR; from the coding sequence ATGCCCCTGCCATATGGGAGTTTCGCAGCCGCGGTCGAGAGGCGCGCACGGATGTTTTTGGTCGCGGCGGCCTGCCTCGCCGTGGCCGGGAGTTCTGGTGTCATGGCGCAGACCTTCACGCCGCCGCTCAAGCTCGCCGTGCTGGGCGATTCCCTCACGGCCGGCTATGGGCTGCCGGCCTCTGCCGCATTTCCGGTGCGGCTGCAGCAGGCGCTCAAGGATAAAGGCATTGCGACCGAGATCGTCAACGCGGGCGTATCGGGTGATACGGCCTCCGGTGGCCGCGACCGGCTCGACTGGTCGATCCCGGAGGGCACACAGGCGGTGCTGGTCGAACTCGGCGCCAACGACATGCTGCGCGGGGTCGATCCGAAAGTCACGCGCGCGGCCCTCGACGACATCATCACCCGGCTGAAAGCGCGCGGCATTGCCGTGATGTTGTGCGGCATGTATGCGGCGCCCAATCTCGGCGAGGCGTATGGGCGCGCGTTCAACAGTATCTATCCCGAGCTCGCGAAGAAGCACGGCGTGCCGCTCTATCCGTTCTTTCTCGATGGCGTGACGCAGGATGCAGCGATGAAGCTGCCTGATGGCCTGCATCCGACTGCGGCGGGTGTCGACGTCATCGTTGCGCGGATATTGCCTGCGGTGGAGGCGTTTCTGAAGGAACTTCCGGTCACGTCCGCGGTGCGTTGA
- a CDS encoding Bax inhibitor-1/YccA family protein — MSDLDRNYTSPFGHVAGRADAAAVDAGLRAYMLKIYNYMTIGLAITGFAALGVYMGAVTTDTASAVGRVGNTMLTSFGVTMFVSPLKWVFIFAPLVMVFAISFGINRLRPATAQMLFWAFSALMGISLSSIFLVYTHTSIVRVFFITAAAFGALSLYGYTTKRDMTGMGSFLIMGLFGVIIASIVNLFVASSMLQFVVSIVGVLVFAGLTAWDTQRLKNDYIYGYGAMGGDVAERAAITGALSLYLNFINLFTLLLQLLGQRE, encoded by the coding sequence ATGTCGGACTTGGATCGTAACTACACCTCTCCGTTCGGCCACGTTGCCGGGCGGGCTGACGCGGCCGCGGTCGACGCGGGCCTGCGCGCCTACATGCTCAAGATCTACAACTACATGACGATCGGCCTCGCCATCACCGGCTTTGCCGCCCTCGGCGTGTACATGGGTGCCGTGACCACCGATACCGCCTCGGCTGTCGGCCGGGTCGGCAACACGATGCTCACCTCCTTCGGCGTCACGATGTTCGTGAGCCCGCTGAAGTGGGTCTTCATCTTCGCTCCGCTGGTGATGGTGTTCGCCATCTCCTTCGGGATCAACCGGCTGCGGCCCGCGACCGCGCAGATGCTGTTCTGGGCCTTCTCGGCGCTGATGGGCATCTCGCTGTCGTCGATCTTCCTCGTCTACACGCACACCTCGATCGTGCGCGTGTTCTTCATCACCGCGGCGGCGTTCGGTGCGCTGAGCCTCTACGGCTACACCACCAAGCGTGACATGACCGGCATGGGCTCGTTCCTGATCATGGGCCTGTTCGGCGTGATCATCGCGAGCATCGTCAACCTGTTCGTCGCAAGTTCGATGCTGCAGTTCGTGGTGTCGATCGTGGGCGTGCTGGTGTTCGCCGGCCTCACCGCCTGGGACACCCAGCGGCTGAAGAACGACTACATCTACGGCTACGGTGCGATGGGTGGCGACGTCGCCGAGCGGGCCGCCATCACCGGCGCGCTGTCGCTCTACCTGAACTTCATCAACCTGTTCACGCTGCTCCTGCAGCTCCTTGGACAGCGCGAGTAA
- a CDS encoding ABC transporter ATP-binding protein, translating to MDTLTALSQPATAGSPVISLSGIDLSLGRGAAKVHILKGIDLHVAPGETVGLIGPSGSGKSTLLMVMAGLERPDAGEVVVQGTSFNALDEDGLARFRGREIGIVFQSFHLIPTMTALENVAVPLELAGKKDAAERAARELQAVGLGERLHHYPAELSGGEQQRVALARALAPDPAILLADEPTGNLDEATGKQIADLLFDLHKARGTTLVLVTHDATLAQRCGRTVKLRSGHIDGA from the coding sequence ATGGATACTCTCACCGCTCTCTCACAGCCGGCCACCGCCGGCTCACCCGTCATCTCACTCTCCGGCATCGACCTGTCCCTCGGACGGGGCGCCGCAAAAGTCCATATCCTCAAGGGAATCGACTTGCACGTCGCGCCCGGTGAAACCGTTGGCCTGATCGGCCCATCCGGTTCGGGCAAATCGACGCTGCTCATGGTCATGGCCGGGCTGGAGAGGCCCGATGCCGGAGAAGTGGTGGTGCAGGGCACATCTTTCAACGCCCTCGACGAGGATGGTCTCGCACGGTTTCGTGGCCGCGAGATCGGCATCGTGTTTCAATCGTTCCATCTGATCCCGACCATGACCGCGCTCGAGAACGTCGCGGTGCCGCTCGAACTTGCAGGCAAGAAAGATGCAGCGGAGCGTGCCGCGCGCGAGTTGCAGGCGGTCGGCCTCGGCGAGCGGCTTCATCATTATCCCGCCGAACTCTCCGGCGGCGAGCAGCAGCGCGTGGCGCTTGCACGCGCACTCGCACCCGATCCCGCAATTCTTCTCGCCGATGAGCCGACCGGCAATCTCGACGAGGCGACCGGCAAGCAGATTGCCGATCTGCTGTTCGATCTACACAAGGCGCGCGGCACGACGCTGGTGCTGGTGACACACGATGCAACGCTGGCGCAGCGCTGCGGCCGCACCGTGAAACTGCGCTCGGGCCACATCGATGGCGCTTAA
- the mdh gene encoding malate dehydrogenase, producing MARNKIALIGSGQIGGTLAHLVGLKELGDVVMFDIVEGVPQGKSLDIAQSSPISGFDAVMKGTNSYEALDGADVCIVTAGVPRKPGMSRDDLLSINLKVMEQVGAGIAKYAPDAFVICITNPLDAMVWALQKSSKLPAKKVVGMAGVLDSARFRYFLADEFNVSVEDVSAFVLGGHGDSMVPLVRYSTVAGIPLPDLVKMGWTSQGRIDEIVNRTRNGGAEIVNLLKTGSAFYAPAASAIAMAESYLRDKKRVLPCAAYLSGEYGVKDMYVGVPVVIGSKGVERIVEIELSGKDREGFDKSVVAVQTLVDACKKIAPDLLGK from the coding sequence ATGGCACGTAACAAGATTGCGTTGATCGGGTCCGGCCAGATTGGCGGCACCCTCGCTCACCTCGTCGGCCTCAAGGAGCTTGGCGACGTCGTGATGTTCGACATCGTGGAGGGCGTGCCGCAGGGCAAGTCGCTCGACATCGCCCAGTCCTCGCCGATCAGCGGCTTCGATGCCGTGATGAAGGGCACGAATTCCTACGAGGCGCTCGATGGCGCCGATGTCTGCATCGTCACCGCAGGCGTTCCGCGCAAGCCGGGCATGAGCCGCGACGATCTTCTCAGCATCAATCTGAAAGTGATGGAGCAGGTGGGCGCCGGTATCGCCAAATATGCGCCCGACGCTTTCGTGATCTGCATCACCAACCCGCTGGACGCGATGGTCTGGGCGCTGCAGAAGTCCTCGAAGCTGCCGGCGAAGAAGGTGGTCGGCATGGCCGGCGTGCTGGATTCGGCGCGCTTTCGCTACTTCCTGGCTGATGAATTCAATGTCTCCGTCGAGGACGTGTCGGCCTTCGTGCTCGGCGGCCACGGCGACTCCATGGTCCCGCTGGTGCGTTATTCCACGGTGGCCGGTATTCCGCTGCCGGACCTCGTGAAGATGGGCTGGACCTCGCAGGGCCGCATCGACGAGATCGTCAACCGCACCCGCAACGGCGGCGCGGAGATCGTCAACCTGCTCAAGACCGGCTCGGCCTTCTATGCACCCGCCGCATCCGCGATCGCGATGGCGGAAAGCTATCTGCGCGACAAAAAGCGCGTGCTGCCGTGCGCGGCGTATCTCTCCGGCGAATACGGCGTGAAGGATATGTATGTCGGCGTGCCGGTGGTGATCGGCTCCAAGGGCGTCGAGCGCATCGTCGAGATCGAACTCTCGGGCAAGGATCGCGAAGGCTTCGACAAATCCGTCGTCGCGGTGCAGACGCTTGTCGATGCGTGCAAGAAAATCGCGCCCGATCTTCTTGGAAAATAA
- a CDS encoding ABC transporter permease: MALNAPLAWRFAWREWRGGLSGFRVFIACIALGVFAIAGVGALSASLNEGLSRQARVLLGGDVTFALFQREASADELAFLQSQGEMSRIATLRGMARTAHDDFTLIDIKAVDNHHPLLGTLTLDPPLPLDDILASHNGVFGAAADPVLLARLNLKVGDTVHVGEATFQIRSSLTTEPDKLLGGISIGPRFLISHQGLQATALLQPGALVRWTYRIKLAAPSDAAAEQLIAQAREKFPQAGWEVRSPANASPQLERNVSRFTQFLTLVGLAALLIGGIGVVNAVESHLARRRDVIATFKALGASTTMVFAIYLLQVLMLALVGALIGAALGTLLPYAILAVFGHLLPLPIEPGIYPGTLALALLYGVFAALAFALGPLMRVRDVPAAVLFRAEVAGEGSRRNLRHLLAPAAAVALLAIAAVALAYDRRIAAIFVGVSLAVFVLLRIVARLIMAGAKRLPRPGNALLRLALANIHRPGALTPSVVLSLGLGLAALVTVTQIDANLRQQFTAALPERAPSFYFLDIPSAQSAHFSEFLGGIAPHAKVEVVPMLRGRITAVKGVPAEQLKPASDSEWVLQSDRGISYADAVPPGSKVVAGQWWSADYQGAPLVSLEQKTADGLGIAIGDEITVNVLGRNLTARVANLRSVDWQNLGINFVLVFSPNTFRGAPHTDLATLTADLATPADDANVIKEVAHAFPTVTSVRVRDALKSIGDIVTNLALAIRGASLVTLLSALLVLGGALAAGHRHRVYDAVILKTLGATRRQLIGAYTLEYLLIGATTAFFGVAAGSLAASVIVTRWMNLSFAWYGGNAATVAASALALTIALGLAGTLIALRQKAATVLRRL; this comes from the coding sequence ATGGCGCTTAACGCTCCTCTCGCATGGCGCTTCGCCTGGCGCGAATGGCGCGGCGGGCTTTCCGGCTTCCGGGTGTTCATCGCCTGTATCGCGCTTGGCGTCTTCGCGATCGCCGGTGTCGGTGCGCTCTCCGCAAGCCTCAATGAAGGCTTGAGCCGGCAGGCGCGCGTGCTGCTTGGCGGTGACGTCACCTTTGCATTGTTTCAGCGCGAGGCGAGCGCGGACGAACTTGCATTCCTGCAAAGCCAAGGCGAGATGTCGCGCATCGCCACGCTGCGCGGCATGGCGCGGACGGCGCACGACGATTTCACGCTGATCGACATCAAGGCTGTCGACAATCATCACCCGCTGCTTGGCACGCTCACGCTCGATCCGCCGCTGCCGCTCGACGACATCCTTGCATCGCATAACGGCGTGTTCGGTGCGGCGGCCGATCCGGTGCTGCTCGCCCGGCTCAATCTCAAGGTTGGCGACACCGTCCACGTCGGCGAGGCCACGTTCCAGATTCGCAGCAGCCTCACCACCGAGCCCGACAAGCTGCTCGGCGGCATCAGTATCGGGCCGCGCTTTCTCATCAGCCATCAGGGTCTCCAAGCAACGGCGCTGCTGCAGCCCGGCGCATTGGTGCGCTGGACTTATCGCATCAAGCTCGCTGCGCCGAGCGATGCGGCAGCAGAGCAATTGATCGCGCAGGCCCGCGAAAAATTCCCGCAGGCCGGATGGGAAGTGAGAAGCCCGGCCAATGCCTCGCCGCAGCTGGAGCGTAATGTCTCGCGCTTCACGCAGTTCCTGACGCTGGTCGGTCTCGCCGCGCTTCTGATCGGCGGCATCGGCGTCGTCAACGCCGTGGAAAGCCACCTTGCGCGCAGGCGCGATGTGATCGCGACCTTCAAGGCGCTCGGCGCCAGCACGACGATGGTGTTCGCGATCTATCTCTTGCAGGTGCTGATGCTTGCCCTTGTCGGCGCACTGATCGGCGCGGCGCTCGGCACGCTTCTGCCGTACGCCATTCTCGCCGTGTTCGGCCATCTGCTGCCGCTGCCGATCGAACCCGGCATCTATCCCGGCACGCTGGCGCTTGCCCTGCTCTACGGTGTGTTCGCGGCGCTCGCCTTTGCGCTCGGCCCGCTGATGCGGGTGCGCGACGTTCCCGCTGCGGTGCTGTTTCGCGCCGAAGTCGCGGGCGAGGGATCGCGCCGCAACCTGCGCCATCTGCTTGCGCCGGCCGCGGCTGTCGCGCTTCTCGCCATCGCTGCCGTTGCGCTCGCCTATGACCGGCGCATCGCCGCGATCTTTGTCGGCGTTAGCCTTGCGGTGTTTGTCCTGCTGCGCATCGTCGCACGATTGATCATGGCAGGTGCAAAACGCCTGCCGCGCCCCGGCAATGCGCTTCTTCGTCTGGCGCTCGCCAACATCCATCGCCCCGGCGCGCTCACGCCGTCGGTCGTGCTCTCGCTCGGCCTCGGCCTTGCGGCGCTTGTCACCGTGACGCAGATCGACGCCAATCTGCGCCAGCAATTCACCGCAGCCCTGCCCGAGCGCGCACCGTCTTTCTATTTCCTCGACATCCCCTCGGCACAATCGGCGCACTTCTCCGAATTTCTCGGCGGCATCGCGCCTCATGCCAAGGTGGAGGTGGTGCCGATGCTGCGCGGACGCATCACCGCCGTGAAAGGCGTGCCGGCCGAGCAGCTCAAGCCTGCATCCGACAGCGAATGGGTGCTGCAGAGCGACCGCGGCATCAGCTATGCCGATGCGGTGCCGCCTGGCTCCAAGGTGGTCGCGGGACAATGGTGGTCCGCCGACTATCAAGGCGCGCCACTGGTCTCGCTGGAACAGAAGACCGCCGACGGGCTCGGCATCGCCATCGGCGACGAGATCACCGTCAACGTGCTCGGCCGCAATCTGACCGCCAGGGTCGCCAATCTGCGCAGCGTCGACTGGCAGAACCTCGGCATCAACTTCGTGCTGGTGTTCTCGCCGAACACTTTCCGCGGTGCGCCCCATACCGACCTCGCCACGCTGACGGCGGACCTCGCGACCCCCGCCGATGACGCAAACGTTATCAAGGAGGTCGCCCACGCTTTCCCGACCGTCACCAGCGTGCGGGTGCGCGATGCGCTGAAAAGCATCGGCGACATCGTCACCAACCTCGCGCTGGCGATCCGGGGAGCGAGCCTCGTCACCCTGCTCTCCGCGCTCCTCGTTCTCGGCGGTGCGCTGGCCGCCGGACACCGCCACCGGGTCTATGACGCCGTGATCCTGAAGACGCTGGGCGCCACCCGGCGCCAGTTGATCGGCGCCTATACGCTCGAATACCTTTTGATCGGGGCCACAACGGCCTTTTTCGGGGTCGCGGCGGGTTCGCTTGCCGCCTCTGTCATCGTCACGCGATGGATGAATCTCAGCTTTGCCTGGTATGGCGGAAATGCGGCGACTGTGGCTGCGAGTGCACTCGCGTTAACCATAGCGCTCGGTCTCGCGGGCACGCTGATCGCCCTCCGTCAAAAGGCCGCAACCGTGCTGCGCCGATTATGA
- a CDS encoding DUF1223 domain-containing protein, which translates to MPASAWPFLLRGDVTPVGSIAAWFHDAAARIARRAPASLGWVAALGVVISAGPAAADPRAVVELFTSQGCSSCPPADKMLGELAKDPSLVALSLPIDYWDYLGWKDTLADSRFSARQKAYSAMRGDRDVYTPQMIVNGVTHVLGSDRKGIDAALERSRRERGIMSVPVKLTRKDGYLDVSVAAAAASSGHAEVWICAVSKQVPITIGRGENRGHRIVYHNVVRNVLKVGDWDGAANTWSVPLENITREGIDAVAAYVQDGSRDKPGPMLGAAYTSLAN; encoded by the coding sequence ATGCCTGCATCAGCTTGGCCGTTTCTGTTGAGGGGTGACGTGACACCTGTCGGGTCCATCGCCGCATGGTTTCACGACGCTGCCGCGAGGATCGCTCGTCGCGCGCCTGCCTCTCTCGGGTGGGTGGCGGCGCTTGGTGTCGTGATCTCGGCCGGGCCTGCGGCCGCCGACCCGCGCGCCGTGGTGGAATTGTTCACCTCGCAGGGATGCTCGTCGTGCCCGCCTGCCGACAAGATGCTCGGCGAATTGGCGAAGGACCCCTCGCTCGTCGCGTTGAGCCTGCCGATCGATTACTGGGATTATCTCGGCTGGAAGGACACGCTCGCCGATTCGCGTTTCTCCGCGCGCCAGAAAGCCTATTCCGCGATGCGTGGCGACCGTGACGTCTACACGCCGCAGATGATCGTGAACGGCGTGACCCATGTGCTCGGCAGCGACCGCAAGGGCATCGACGCCGCGCTGGAGCGCAGCCGACGCGAGCGCGGCATCATGAGCGTGCCGGTGAAATTGACGCGCAAGGACGGCTATCTCGACGTCTCGGTTGCGGCTGCGGCCGCTTCCAGCGGACATGCCGAAGTGTGGATCTGCGCGGTGTCGAAGCAGGTGCCGATCACCATCGGCCGCGGTGAAAATCGCGGGCACCGGATCGTCTATCACAACGTGGTCCGCAACGTGCTCAAGGTCGGCGACTGGGACGGCGCGGCAAACACCTGGTCGGTTCCGCTCGAAAACATCACCCGCGAGGGGATCGATGCCGTCGCCGCCTATGTGCAGGACGGCAGCCGCGACAAACCGGGCCCGATGCTTGGCGCGGCCTATACCTCGCTCGCGAACTGA
- the zapE gene encoding cell division protein ZapE — MDASSPSPLYRRYEQLIESDAIERDAAQADAVAKLETLETHLDHYKPRKQGLFGRLFADDTPPPRGLYIHGEVGRGKTMLMDLFFQASTVVYKRRSHFHEFMGDVHDRIFNFRQKIAAREIADADPIQLTANSIFEEAWLLCFDEFHVTDIADAMILGRLFARLFELGTVIVATSNVAPEDLYKGGLNRALFLPFIADIEARMEVLRLDARTDYRMEKLSGIRMWLVPDDAAAAATLDAAWLKLTGSADAPPRDIALKGRVLHIDHSAHGVARFTFEDLCERPLGPPDYLRIARDYHTVLIDHVPVMEFEERNPAKRFISLIDALYDNKVKLMASAAAEPSSIYRSEEGVEAREFARTVSRIIEMGSDSYLALPHGRSDSAASGASTGLVET, encoded by the coding sequence ATGGATGCGTCCTCACCCTCGCCGCTTTACCGGCGCTACGAGCAACTCATCGAATCCGACGCCATCGAACGCGATGCGGCGCAGGCCGACGCCGTGGCGAAGCTCGAGACGCTCGAGACGCATCTCGATCACTACAAGCCACGCAAGCAGGGCCTGTTCGGCCGGCTGTTTGCCGACGACACACCGCCGCCGCGCGGGCTTTACATCCACGGCGAGGTCGGTCGCGGCAAGACCATGCTGATGGATCTGTTCTTCCAGGCGAGCACGGTCGTCTACAAGCGCCGCTCGCACTTCCACGAATTCATGGGCGACGTTCACGATCGCATCTTCAATTTCCGGCAGAAGATCGCAGCGCGTGAGATCGCCGATGCCGATCCGATTCAACTGACGGCGAACTCGATCTTCGAGGAAGCCTGGCTCCTGTGCTTCGACGAATTCCACGTCACCGACATCGCAGATGCGATGATCCTCGGGCGGCTGTTCGCGCGGCTGTTCGAACTCGGCACCGTGATCGTTGCGACCTCGAACGTGGCGCCGGAGGATCTCTACAAAGGCGGTCTCAACCGCGCGCTGTTCCTGCCGTTCATCGCTGATATCGAAGCGCGGATGGAAGTGCTGCGGCTCGATGCCCGTACCGACTACCGGATGGAAAAGCTCTCCGGCATCCGGATGTGGCTGGTCCCCGACGATGCAGCCGCCGCCGCGACGCTCGATGCCGCATGGCTCAAGCTCACCGGCAGCGCGGATGCACCCCCGCGCGACATCGCGCTGAAAGGCCGCGTGCTGCATATCGATCATTCCGCGCACGGCGTCGCGCGTTTCACCTTCGAGGATTTATGCGAGCGCCCGCTCGGCCCGCCGGACTATCTGCGCATCGCGCGCGATTATCACACCGTGCTGATCGATCATGTGCCGGTGATGGAGTTCGAGGAGCGCAATCCGGCGAAGCGATTCATCTCGCTCATTGATGCGCTCTACGACAACAAGGTGAAGCTGATGGCCTCGGCGGCCGCGGAGCCGTCGTCGATTTATCGTTCCGAGGAAGGCGTGGAAGCGCGCGAGTTCGCCCGCACGGTGTCGCGCATCATCGAGATGGGCTCTGACTCCTATCTCGCGCTGCCTCACGGACGCAGCGATTCCGCAGCGAGCGGCGCAAGCACGGGCCTGGTCGAAACCTAG
- a CDS encoding GNAT family N-acetyltransferase yields the protein MSELTIRSATAADIPAITAIYGFEVREKTASFELTAPDEAEMARRFTALTTGGFPYLVATVDGHLAGYAYAGPYRPRSAYRYTVEDSVYLDPAYYHRGIGRALLTELIAECTMRGFRQIIAVIGDSANAASIGLHRSAGFAMIGTHPNVGFKFGRWLDSVQMQLAIGEGGRTVPPS from the coding sequence ATGAGCGAGCTCACCATCCGGTCCGCCACCGCGGCCGACATTCCGGCCATCACCGCGATCTATGGCTTCGAGGTGCGCGAGAAGACCGCAAGCTTCGAACTGACCGCGCCGGATGAAGCGGAAATGGCGCGGCGCTTCACCGCGCTGACCACCGGCGGCTTCCCCTATCTCGTCGCCACGGTCGACGGCCATCTCGCAGGCTATGCCTATGCCGGACCGTACCGGCCGCGCTCCGCCTATCGCTATACGGTGGAGGATTCGGTCTATCTCGATCCGGCCTACTACCATCGCGGTATCGGCCGCGCGCTGCTGACCGAACTGATCGCGGAATGCACGATGCGCGGCTTCCGCCAGATCATCGCGGTGATCGGCGACTCGGCCAACGCCGCCTCGATCGGCCTGCATCGCAGCGCCGGCTTTGCCATGATCGGCACGCATCCGAATGTGGGATTCAAATTCGGACGCTGGCTCGATTCGGTGCAGATGCAGCTTGCGATCGGCGAAGGCGGACGAACTGTGCCGCCCAGCTAA
- a CDS encoding DUF2794 domain-containing protein: MALGSGDGSGGLGSEDSQASERSFSAPPAAVTFNRLELNRILNLYGRMVADGEWRDYAIDFLRDRAVFSIFRRSSEVPIYRIEKDPRLARKQGAYSVISASGQILRRGHELERVLLVIDRKLALV, encoded by the coding sequence ATGGCGCTCGGCTCTGGCGACGGTTCTGGCGGTCTGGGGAGCGAAGATAGTCAGGCCTCGGAGCGCAGTTTCAGCGCGCCGCCCGCAGCCGTCACCTTCAACCGGCTCGAACTCAACCGCATTCTCAATCTCTATGGCCGCATGGTCGCCGATGGCGAATGGCGCGACTATGCGATCGATTTCCTGAGAGACCGTGCAGTGTTCTCGATCTTCCGCCGGTCCTCCGAAGTGCCGATCTATCGTATCGAGAAAGATCCGCGCCTCGCGCGCAAGCAGGGGGCCTACAGCGTCATCTCGGCGAGCGGCCAGATCTTGCGCCGCGGCCATGAGCTCGAGCGTGTGCTGCTCGTGATCGATCGCAAGCTCGCGCTGGTTTAA